The DNA region ATAGTCGAATCTATAACTTGATTGTTTTATACTTTTGTTTCTTATAATTGTTAAATTAGGTtgtaaaatggattttttttaaaaagactattagtttttttagttgtttttattttctcggATAGAATTTCATCAATATTTATGTTCAGATTACAggataatttaatttcttaaGCATTTTATTATTGAAGCTTGATTTTCGTCTTTAAAAACCAACAATAGAGTTATgatttaaataacaaaaataatcattcattaattttaaCCTTTACATGTTCGTCGCTAGGCGCATTATAGGACCTCGAGACCGTAGTTTGGTAAAAGTATACCACTGTAGCGTATAAAATTCCATATGCTTAACAGTAAAGTCCCATTTTTTGAAGCGATTCtacttttttctttcaatctTGTGCTAGATATCTTTCGTTTTATATTTGCTTTGTAACGTTTTGTTACAAATTTGAGGAAAGTTGAGTCCTTTAAGAACGAACACATTGGGAACTTTGATAGCAACTTTTGTCGCTCCATTTACCTCGAGCTTTGAACCTCGAGCGGTTCAAACACGAACGCAAACAACTGAACAGTGGCAGATGAAGTGACTTTGGCACAAAACACGCTCTTCAATCATCAGCAATTAGCATTAACAAAACATTaatatttcctttccgttttttttttgtgatgcgTAGCTTTGACCCGACCAACTTAGCCCAGCAACGGGTGGCCGATATTTTGGAATTTGGGGTAAGGATTAGTGTCGCGTGCGCAGCACAGCAACCCGGCAGCAATCtacgtgcgtttttttttaatttcattcaacaatctcacttttgtttgttttttttttctctttaaatGCCACAGTTGCAAACGGTATTCGATAAAACTGTTAAGGAGGCATGTCAGTCGTTCATCGGGGAAGGGTGAGTTGGTACTACAAGGAGCAGCAGCCTCTCAAGCATTCATTTATCCTTTATCAAGCATTCTTAacacgctttttttttctgccacCACTAACAGCAAGAAGCATACCATTCTCGCGTCCCTAAAGACGGTGTTGCTCCCAGACATGTCACTGTCGGTAAGCTTGGCTGTTGATCTGGGCAGCCTAGACGGGTAAGTTTGGTGGTCCCATCCCACGCCACACCACGCGTGATATGTCGCTTTGATATGCTTGTTTGTTCACTCTCTTCAAAACAGACTGCTTTCGCTGGCTTTATTGACGCAGGCACAATCGCAAGGGGCATGGGAACCGACGCACGATACGCGTGCCCGGCTGATAAAGCAGCTTCATTCGGGCTGCGAAATGGTACTGCCGCTCAAGCTGGGCGAAGTGTGCCTACCGGCAACAGCAGGGATCGATTCAGCGATGGAAGGGATGGCGCACTTGCAACTGTAGGGCTGTCGGCGACCGCCACATGCCTACTCTCTACCTTTAGATATTAGTGGCTGGCTGAGTGATTGATCGCTCGCATTGATGGGGGTCGCTGCGTAACAATTTTAGCGTTTCATTTCAGCCGCTGgaggggtggtggtgtgtgtgtgtgtgttaacacTTGCGAATAAAATGAGCCGCTCTAGTAAAAGCCGCCGGACGTGTGGCATATGTGGTGAGCGGGGGAAAAAGGATGGCTATTTGCAGTCGTTGCCGCCAAATGTCGTTGCCTCGTTGATCATTTACAGTGTAAGTCTCAATGTCTTACTAAAAAGCATACTAGAGTCAACACACTGTCGAGTTACGGTGAAACAATAGGTACGTTAGAACCGGGGGAAAAAACATCactgtttgcattttattggACGTGCTGTCaagatttagtttttttggttttttttgggggatttCATATCGTTGCGATTCGTCGTTATCTGCCAAATTCCATACAACTTATTTTTACAGCACATTCGATAAAATCGTAACCCAATAGGAGCACTATAGGCATCCACCGGCCTAAGAGCTCAACATTTAGCGGCCCCGACTGCAGCTAGTCGGTTAAGGAATTTCCTTCGTGTGTGATATAGatgaaaccaaaaacaaaaacaaaaacattggaTTAGTACTTGGAAATGATTTAGGGTATCATCAGTCGTTAAAGCAGAAGATCGCCCAACTAATCGAACAACCTGACCAGGTGTGTCAGCTTGGTTGTTGTGTGGTGCGTAGTCGCATCCGGGACGCTCTGGTGGCAAATTGCCCCCGAGCTGCCGTTCCGTACATTTCCCTGTTGTAAGATAAAACCAAACCAGATATGGAAGGATACGGTCGTGCCGCAGCACTACCGAAACGCATTTATTGGCCTTGAAGACAGAGTGAACACGCTTTGCTGTAATATATTGGAAGCGACTGTGCGATCGCTCCATTGATTGCGGTGTAGGAGGTAGTGTGTATAGTAAGAGTTAGAGCGCGTTTGAGCTGAAATGTCCGAgaagattgtgtgtgtttatgggtgtgtgagtgtgtgtgtgtgtgtgtgtgtgtgtgtgtgtgtgtgtgtgtgtgtgtgtgtgtgtgtgtgtgtgtgtgtgtgtgtgtgtgtgtgtgtgtgtgtgtgtgtgtgtatgtgtgtgtgtgtgtgtgcgagagagatagaaagaatGAGTGCGCCACATCGTAAGATATTCCAAATGATTCATAAGACAGCTGAGAGTACCTATAGGATTTAAGTGCATAAAGAGATACATTTATAAAGACCGCCCGAGCTCCGATGGTGCAGCAGTGGTCGTCAACATATAGGAAGAGGAGGTCGTAGGCACACCGTTATcaagtgaagaaaaaagcatGGGACAAAGTATGGAACGGAAGCTTTAACCAGCACCACCCGTCTCACTCTCCTTGTTAGGATTACTGCCCGTCTCTTTGCCCATTGAACTTTGttgaactctctctctccattgGTTGCTTCGTTCGTTGCGAAGTAGGTATGAAAACGGGTAAAAGGCAATGTTGCtgttaaaaccaaaaaaaaaaaaaataattgtgttttatttcccaTCCTTCCTCTTTCCTTGTTTTGgcccttacagggtttttaaAAGCCAGCTCACCATCGTAACACTATTTTTCGAACACGCTAAACGATTGTCAACATACAATTCGAATCCGTAAACGCTTTTCAATTTGGTAACACTAGGTTTAGGACAAGTAAAATTCCAACTGGAATCTGGATAATGTATGTGACAAGACACCCATTATACTTTTGCCAGATTCCAGTTGGGATTTTGCGCGTTCAAAATCTAGTTTTACCAAATCGAAAAGCGTTTACGGATTCGAATTGTATGTACAATGTTGACAATCGTTTAACGAGTTCCAAAAGTAGTGTTACGATGTTAAGCTAGCTTGAGAAACTCTGTATACATACTTGAACGAAGTGCAATAACGGGACAGAGAGCTAGTGCAATAGCGGAGTGAATTTGTCGTGCCATCGGGTTAAAATCGCACGTTAAACGGTTTAGTGTAAGAAGGGTCAGGACTTATAGGACTAAGCctgcaaataataaaaaaaaaaacaaaggaagtAATCCGCCGGAAAACGCGGACTATGAAGTTGTGTAACATAGCAAGTGCAGAAGGTACAAAATAAACCAACCGTATGTTGTTTCGTAAACTTAGTGTGTCGTTTGCTgcagtttattatttattttttgttgtcgttgtttttgttgtggttgtggcgCTTAGTAATTGGGGAAGATATAACAGCTGATACTGCTGTTTAACAGAGGCTACTATTAAATAATGGAGCAAGGTTTATGCGTTGTATGGATTAATTTAGGTCGGAATTTCCTACACTGGAGTGTCTATTGTCTCAATGGTGGATGAGATTATACTGTTCAATGGTTTTCAGCCACGCCCGTCGTTGGTAGCGGTAAGCGTTTGTAAGCGTGCGGAGCCAACTGTACTACAATATATTAACGACCTTCACTAACCCTAACCTTAGTGCAcaaaagacagagagagagcgtgacAGGTTTGTCAATTCTTTtttatccctctctctctctttggttTTACTTCATACTAGTTAGTGTTACTGTCTCGAATCTTGCTAGTCGGTAGTGGTAGTTGTGCCCAACTCCAACGCACAGGGACCCAGAAGCACTAGGGAATAGGGCGCAATGCGCAACTTAACGTTACTACTAATGGGTTTACTTTAGATAAGGGAGTTCAATGTGACCATACTGTTTTGGGGTGCTGTGATAGTGCAGTGCTGCATGATTATTATAATTAGCATTTGTTCGTCGGCTTTAGCAGTAGTGTAGTCCCGTTTGTCCAGCGATGGACTGCGTTGGGGTGTGGGAAGCAGGCGAGGAGGGGGGGGATTCCATCTTTACAGCTCCATGCCCTTCTCGGCGTCGGCCTGCATTCTCTCCCGCAGCTGGCTCACGCTGTCCTCGATTCGAACGATCAGTCGAATTTTCTGTTttcggaaaaaaaaaacaaaaaacaagtagCAAATACATTAGAACTTTTTCCTCGCGCTGCAGACCGCGCGTGGGCTCCGGCGTGGATCCTTACGTTAGCGCGATCGCCGGGGGTGTTTCTCCACAGCCAGATCATGTAGCCCGGGATGCACAGCATGGACGACAGGGCGGTGAACCAGCCGAACGCGTGCGCCCACAGCGGGTACGAGTAGCCGAGGTACTTGATCGGTGTCCACTGCACGATGTTGAAGATGAATACGCCCTGTCGAGATGGAAAAGGGAACAAGTGATTACGGTGAACtctggtaaaaaaaaaaaaactatttgctTTCGCAGTTTACACGCCCCCCGGGGAAAGCATcttcaaaaaaacaagagcacacacacagccacacagacgcaatcacacacacacagacacacaaaggAACTGTTGGAGATGAAAGACTTCCAACTgagagggggggggatgaTTTCAATCGCCAAATTCTTCATGTGCGTCCTCGGGTTCTGCAAAGAAGAAAACTTGCCAAAGACATTATTTAAATCCACtcggggttcgtcgcttatctGATGGTTAGATGGTGGTAGTGTTATCAACGCTACAAACAGGTGTTAGATCCGCTAACACTACATGGAGGGTTTTATTAATCACATCAATCTTTAACAGCCGAGTATGGAAATGGCTTTGCGTTGACATTAGTAGTGTGTTACATCTGGTTGTTAGGTACAATGGTACAATGGAGACGTTGAATGACTTCTACTGGTAGACACTTAGTGGGATATCCCAAGTAACTGAAGTTTATATCGTTAAGTTTTGTCCTACAAGTAGTGCATCATATTAAGCATTCTGAATTATATATGCTCTATGTTAAACATGTATTTACTACTACCTAGCCATTCATTGGAGATCTTGCAACTACTCATTAAGGCTAATGGTGGGAGATCACAATCGGATTCCGCGTACGGAATCAATTCCcgagccgattccaattctggagtcgattccaATTTCGGAGCCTATTCCGAGGCTGATTTTgaagctgattccggagccgactccgaTTCTGGCATCAGAATTGACTCAGGAATCAAATACAGAATAGCCTCAGAAATCAGAATCAGTTCTGAAATTGAATTCAGATGTTTCAGAAGTAATATCAGTCTCGGAATCTTCATCAGTATGGATCGTTTACGAGCAAAGCAtaggacccaaacgcctacaCTCATGGAGATGCCGAAATCGACTCCGATTCCAGACGCTGATTCCAGAAATCTTCGTCTGTTCCCATCACTAGACATTCAGCAGTTGGGGATAAGTAAATGGAAGAGAGGCTTTGTTAGTAGCAGTTGTGTCTAATCACATCTATGGAGTTGGATGAGTTCAAAGAGTCAGTCAGTGAAAAGGATTAAAGCCTACAGTGACAACAAGCAACAGCGAGCATGCACTCAACATTGAACGCGCCCGTTAAGTCAGCCGCATCTCCCACAGAATTAGGTTTTCCTGCTCATCGATTGGTTCTTTCGTCCAGTCAGTAGACTCGCCGAGGCCTGACGTATCCGTCGTCTTGGGGTACCATCGTCCGTAACCTTGCCCGCCAGTAACGATCAGCGTGGAGTTGGGAGCCCAGGTCGCTTCGTGCTCTTCCCGTTCGCACgactcctcctcttcctccgaGGCTGGGGTTTGATCGCAACGACTCCCTTCGCTGTCTGTGTCGACGTAGCCAATCTGGTCGACCTGAACGCCCACCATGCGCACAACGAAGTCGCGAGCGCCGTTTCTGGTGCCTCCATACAGAAGGTCTATCAGTGCGGGATCCAGGACTGTGTCAACCGCTTCGGCTGACCGCATCCGTAGCGAGGGCATCGGCAGGATCAGGCTCACATCGCGCAGATGTCCATGGCAGGCGACTCCGTGCAGGTCGGGTCTGATGGGCACGCTGGCATGGGCGGGCAGCTGCATCGACAGCACGACACCGGCATTCGTGCCCACCCACAGCAGCCTATCGTCCGCAATCGCGAGCGATGTGACCGACAGCTGGACGTTGGCAAGAATCGGCCCGGCAAGCTCCCGCACGTCCACGTCCAGTAGGTGCTTGAAGCAGCGCGCATGGTACAGCGAGATCGCGCTCGACCGATGCCGCACAATCCACAGGCCGTGGATGGTGCACCGGATTAGCACGATCGCTTGCCGATCGGCTGGAGTCGTTGCGGGCGAGCGGTTCGTTTGCACCACCAGCCCAGCGACGCTGTCGAACACGTGCAGCCGCGTACCGGCCGCCAGATAGACGAGCGATCGATGTGGAACCATCGCCTCGACCGAGCCACCGTGCAGACATAGCTGTTGCGGTGTGCGCAGGTCCCACACGCCGTCCGGCCGGATGGAGAAGATCAGGAGCCGCCCGGTGCCGGTACCGAGCAGCAGGCGGCGCGCACTGTACAGCAGCCGGTTGGGCGTGCCCTTGACGCGCAGCTGACCCAACCGGGCGCCCACCAGCGGCAGCGTGGCCGAGTAGATGAGCAGCTTGCGGCGCGTGCCAATCCACACCGTATCGGGCGGCACTTCGCCCACCGAGCCGGCGGGCACGTGCTCGAGGCAGGTCACCTGCGCGTGCGCCAGCGTGAAGCACGCCCGCTCGTCCACCGCGTGCGTCGTGCGGTCGTGCGTGTACAGCGAGATGCGGCTGCTGCCGCTTCCATCTCCGTCCCCGTCAGCCGCTCGGCTGCTGCCGATCCACAGGATGTGCTTCCCGGTGGACCACGCGCGGTACAGCTCGTTCGTGTAGGCGGGCGAGTCGGTGCGCGGCACGTAACAGCAGCCGCCCGATACCTGCGGATACCAGGGAAAGGTGGGGAGGTGGGTGTTTGTGGTTGTGCAGTGTGCTTGTCTTGTGCCACTCACGCTCCAGACACCGCGACCGTCGCCGGCCCGGAACGTGCGCACAAGAAGGGGTCGCTCGAGCGGTGCCTCCTGCGGGAGGTGTGCGGCGCCGGCCCACCAAGCAGTGGCGTTGGTGGGATGAAGAGCCAGCCTGGCCAGCCGTAACCAGTCGAGCCATTCCTGTTTCCTGGCAGCATCGCCCGTCTTCAGGTAGTGCCGCTCGCCGGACGCTCCTCGCACTTGCAGTAAGGTTGCTTCCCGTTCCGTTTGCTTGGCCGGCTGTGTCGATGGCAAGTCAGTAGAGAATATGATTATATTCATGAGTTTTGGGGTGGGGGTGAGGTTTTGTGGTGTTTCATGTGCCCTTTAACCGGAACTAAAGCACACGAATCGGAAATTGTTAGATTATTACGTTTTTGTGTGATTCAAAACAAGAGAAATTTGTCCCTTCTACAGTGCGCACCGTAACTGCGGTTTTGTTACGATTTATCTAAAATGCTGTAGAAGTAGATAAAAACCAATATTTCTATGATTTTGCAACATTCAGTTGCAtctctttgttttcttttcttcttctttgtcgtACCACTGATGGGTTTGGCTTGGTATTGATTACTGGTAATGTGGATTACATTGCTGACTTATTGAAGATTGGAGtcaaagtcgtccggagtcgtccggagtcaacCGATGTCGGATTCGGCCGGAGGCATTTCattttgtggtgttttttcATCTTAAATTTGTGCTAGCTAAGAAGCACACTTATAAAATACACTAAAAATAGCGGATTGAGATGAAATGCCCCAAAAACACTTCAGCAGCCGtctccggccgactccggccgactccggccgactttGGATggctccgaatgactccagatgactccgggttactccggatgactccaggcGGTTTCGGATGACTCGGGATGACTTTAGACGACTCTATATGACTCCAGCCAACTCCACCCGGCTTAGGATGACTTTGGCCGCTATCCGCCTGCATCGATACATATTTTGATGTAATCGTGTTGGTTCTAGTAAACTAGTGTTAAGTAAAGTTGGTAAAAATTCAAAGTTGACTCTGATTGGACTTCGTAAAATTTTGGAATCGATTTTGGAAGGTAGGACCGCTCAGGATTATCCGGAGCCATTTGGAACCGACTGGAGCCATTCGGCCAgatggagtcgtttggagttgaAGTCATCCGgggtcgtctggagtcatccggggtcgtctggagtcatccggagtcgtccaaagtcatccggagtcatccagagtcattcagagtcgtctggagccgtccgaAGTCTTCCAGAGTCATttagagtcgtctggagtggTCCgcagtcatccggagtcagcTAGAGTCGTTCAaattcggagtcatccggagtcgtcgggagtcatttggagtcgtctggagtcagcTGGAGTCGTCCAAAGGCATCTGAAGTAGTCcaaagtcatccggagtcatccaaagtcattcggagtcatccaaagtcatccagagtcagctagagtcgtccgaagtcggaagatctggagtcgtctggagtcatctgcagtcatctggagtcgtctggagtcacctggagtcgtccaaagtcatctggagtcgtctggagtcaactggagtcgtccaaagtcatctggagtcgtccaaagtcatctggagtcgtccaaagtcatCTGGATTCGTCCAatgtcatctggagtcgtccaaagtcatctggagtcgtccaaagtcatCTGGATTCGTCCAatgtcatctggagtcgtccaatgtcatctggagtcgtccaatGTCATGCAAAGTCATTTGGAATCGTACgcagtcgtccagagtcatcgGGAGTTGACCCTGACGATAGGAAAAAGTAGTGGAAAACGCTTGACAAATTAACGAACCATAAAAAGAACCCTTTTTTAGAGTTTGAACTTTGAATAAACATAATGAATTAATTGGCACTACTCGTATGCCATGAAAATCAAGCAAACATTGTTTTTATCTCTTATTTATGGCTTGAAGTACGTGAATCAGTAAAACCAAAATCGATTGACCATAAAGTTACTGCACGCGCTGTATAAAAACGAATGGACAATTTAACGACAATAGATACAATTAGGTTTGAATG from Anopheles coluzzii chromosome X, AcolN3, whole genome shotgun sequence includes:
- the LOC120948575 gene encoding uncharacterized protein LOC120948575; the encoded protein is MEGTLNVSFCAPKELLFQAKFNLMWLLGNSQVTFHCRCNAEMLITNSFSRNDFAPITKHMLVPVEVYERTPGAELMLVLTGDMKTFIGFDPTNLAQQRVADILEFGLQTVFDKTVKEACQSFIGEGKKHTILASLKTVLLPDMSLSVSLAVDLGSLDGLLSLALLTQAQSQGAWEPTHDTRARLIKQLHSGCEMVLPLKLGEVCLPATAGIDSAMEGMAHLQL
- the LOC120960988 gene encoding sodium- and chloride-dependent GABA transporter 1-like; translation: MSSDGNRRRFLESASGIGVDFGISMSGVFIFNIVQWTPIKYLGYSYPLWAHAFGWFTALSSMLCIPGYMIWLWRNTPGDRANKIRLIVRIEDSVSQLRERMQADAEKGMEL
- the LOC120948531 gene encoding rho guanine nucleotide exchange factor 10 isoform X1, which codes for MEQMMKHFTSRCLGCFTWQERPDPGSAPNEPVYIPLLAPLPLHTLQRVQLPAGLPDDGRSASDRKRWWTFSQFVTHEQNYLDALHKLQYELYNPLLVDDAIVDRNVSYAIFAVHRQICRLHQFLQPLLERCVHGWDERNRSIGWLVWAIVGQPALLPLYRSFASGYPDAVGRFTQEMTRNFLFSWFVTGRLRGLGERLSFSDYFIAPVQRLPQLVLELRELSEATPASDPDRAVLERCVQRAVYLAEQLNVARERADLIQRVVGGDGRRCQFLHSELLVETGVDGRPSGPRWRLVVLLSDRLVGVDPAQGDLEWAIPLQELQVASRPTDGSVCSHDTFGYVRDFQTVTQMRELVCTFHHQQPTLGEGVFAEILDTIWSIVLPAKQTEREATLLQVRGASGERHYLKTGDAARKQEWLDWLRLARLALHPTNATAWWAGAAHLPQEAPLERPLLVRTFRAGDGRGVWSVSGTRQAHCTTTNTHLPTFPWYPQVSGGCCYVPRTDSPAYTNELYRAWSTGKHILWIGSSRAADGDGDGSGSSRISLYTHDRTTHAVDERACFTLAHAQVTCLEHVPAGSVGEVPPDTVWIGTRRKLLIYSATLPLVGARLGQLRVKGTPNRLLYSARRLLLGTGTGRLLIFSIRPDGVWDLRTPQQLCLHGGSVEAMVPHRSLVYLAAGTRLHVFDSVAGLVVQTNRSPATTPADRQAIVLIRCTIHGLWIVRHRSSAISLYHARCFKHLLDVDVRELAGPILANVQLSVTSLAIADDRLLWVGTNAGVVLSMQLPAHASVPIRPDLHGVACHGHLRDVSLILPMPSLRMRSAEAVDTVLDPALIDLLYGGTRNGARDFVVRMVGVQVDQIGYVDTDSEGSRCDQTPASEEEEESCEREEHEATWAPNSTLIVTGGQGYGRWYPKTTDTSGLGESTDWTKEPIDEQENLILWEMRLT
- the LOC120948531 gene encoding rho guanine nucleotide exchange factor 10 isoform X2, giving the protein MEQMMKHFTSRCLGCFTWQERPDPGSAPNEPVYIPLLAPLPLHTLQRVQLPAGLPDDGRSASDRKRWWTFSQFVTHEQNYLDALHKLQYELYNPLLVDDAIVDRNVSYAIFAVHRQICRLHQFLQPLLERCVHGWDERNRSIGWLVWAIVGQPALLPLYRSFASGYPDAVGRFTQEMTRNFLFSWFVTGRLRGLGERLSFSDYFIAPVQRLPQLVLELRELSEATPASDPDRAVLERCVQRAVYLAEQLNVARERADLIQRVVGGDGRRCQFLHSELLVETGVDGRPSGPRWRLVVLLSDRLVGVDPAQGDLEWAIPLQELQVASRPTDGSVCSHDTFGYVRDFQTVTQMRELVCTFHHQQPTLGEGVFAEILDTIWSIVLPAKQTEREATLLQVRGASGERHYLKTGDAARKQEWLDWLRLARLALHPTNATAWWAGAAHLPQEAPLERPLLVRTFRAGDGRGVWSVSGGCCYVPRTDSPAYTNELYRAWSTGKHILWIGSSRAADGDGDGSGSSRISLYTHDRTTHAVDERACFTLAHAQVTCLEHVPAGSVGEVPPDTVWIGTRRKLLIYSATLPLVGARLGQLRVKGTPNRLLYSARRLLLGTGTGRLLIFSIRPDGVWDLRTPQQLCLHGGSVEAMVPHRSLVYLAAGTRLHVFDSVAGLVVQTNRSPATTPADRQAIVLIRCTIHGLWIVRHRSSAISLYHARCFKHLLDVDVRELAGPILANVQLSVTSLAIADDRLLWVGTNAGVVLSMQLPAHASVPIRPDLHGVACHGHLRDVSLILPMPSLRMRSAEAVDTVLDPALIDLLYGGTRNGARDFVVRMVGVQVDQIGYVDTDSEGSRCDQTPASEEEEESCEREEHEATWAPNSTLIVTGGQGYGRWYPKTTDTSGLGESTDWTKEPIDEQENLILWEMRLT